One window of Nymphaea colorata isolate Beijing-Zhang1983 chromosome 1, ASM883128v2, whole genome shotgun sequence genomic DNA carries:
- the LOC116255223 gene encoding glycine-rich RNA-binding protein RZ1C isoform X1, with amino-acid sequence MAGKEDARIFVGGLAWETTDRQLADTFSRFGKVLDAQVMLERGTNRPRGFGFVTFSDRRAVEAAIDELHGRELNGRIISVNRAEPKLGESGTGYGGGGSGGGSRGSYGGGDRGDRGYKAPVGRSECFKCGRPGHWARECPSAGGGDEGRFSSRSRYAGGRGDRFGGDRYGDRYGDDRYDGGRYGDRDRIDGRDSRYGGRDARDRYPSDKYPTGADRFNADRYGAADRYPQNGYNKDRGYEREGGRSSERYGGGGGPTRYEGSYRDRPGPYDRPARGRPPSFEDRY; translated from the exons ATGGCGGGAAAGGAGGACGCCCGCATCTTCGTGGGCGGTTTGGCGTGGGAGACCACGGATCGACAGCTTGCTGACACCTTTAGCCGGTTCGGCAAGGTTCTTGACGCTCAG GTTATGCTGGAAAGAGGTACAAATCGTCCTCGGGGATTTGGGTTTGTGACCTTTTCTGACCGACGGGCAGTGGAAGCTGCCATAGATGAGCTGCATGGGAGGGAACTGAATGGACGAATTATATCTGTGAATCGAGCTGAGCCAAAGCTTGGAGAGAGTGGCACAGgatatggtggtggtggtagtggTGGTGGTAGCCGTGGGAGCTATGGAGGGGGAGACAGAGGGGATCGGGGCTATAAAGCGCCTGTTGGACGTTCGGAGTGCTTCAAGTGTGGTCGTCCTGGCCACTGGGCCCGTGAATGCCCTTCtgctggtggtggtgatgaAGGACGGTTCTCATCACGGTCAAGGTATGCAGGTGGACGGGGCGACCGCTTTGGAGGTGATCGTTATGGCGACCGCTATGGTGATGATCGTTATGATGGTGGCCGCTATGGAGACAGAGACCGAATTGATGGTAGAGATAGCAGGTATGGCGGCCGTGATGCTCGTGACCGTTATCCAAGTGACAAATACCCCACTGGAGCTGATCGTTTTAATGCTGACCGCTATGGCGCGGCAGATAGGTATCCTCAGAATGGATACAACAAGGACAGGGGTTATGAGAGGGAAGGTGGGAGGAGCTCGGAGCGTTACGGTGGTGGCGGTGGCCCAACACGTTATGAAGGAAGTTACCGAGACAGGCCAGGCCCCTATGACCGTCCTGCACGTGGGCGGCCCCCGTCGTTCGAGGATCGTTATTAA
- the LOC116255223 gene encoding glycine-rich RNA-binding protein RZ1C isoform X2 has translation MLERGTNRPRGFGFVTFSDRRAVEAAIDELHGRELNGRIISVNRAEPKLGESGTGYGGGGSGGGSRGSYGGGDRGDRGYKAPVGRSECFKCGRPGHWARECPSAGGGDEGRFSSRSRYAGGRGDRFGGDRYGDRYGDDRYDGGRYGDRDRIDGRDSRYGGRDARDRYPSDKYPTGADRFNADRYGAADRYPQNGYNKDRGYEREGGRSSERYGGGGGPTRYEGSYRDRPGPYDRPARGRPPSFEDRY, from the coding sequence ATGCTGGAAAGAGGTACAAATCGTCCTCGGGGATTTGGGTTTGTGACCTTTTCTGACCGACGGGCAGTGGAAGCTGCCATAGATGAGCTGCATGGGAGGGAACTGAATGGACGAATTATATCTGTGAATCGAGCTGAGCCAAAGCTTGGAGAGAGTGGCACAGgatatggtggtggtggtagtggTGGTGGTAGCCGTGGGAGCTATGGAGGGGGAGACAGAGGGGATCGGGGCTATAAAGCGCCTGTTGGACGTTCGGAGTGCTTCAAGTGTGGTCGTCCTGGCCACTGGGCCCGTGAATGCCCTTCtgctggtggtggtgatgaAGGACGGTTCTCATCACGGTCAAGGTATGCAGGTGGACGGGGCGACCGCTTTGGAGGTGATCGTTATGGCGACCGCTATGGTGATGATCGTTATGATGGTGGCCGCTATGGAGACAGAGACCGAATTGATGGTAGAGATAGCAGGTATGGCGGCCGTGATGCTCGTGACCGTTATCCAAGTGACAAATACCCCACTGGAGCTGATCGTTTTAATGCTGACCGCTATGGCGCGGCAGATAGGTATCCTCAGAATGGATACAACAAGGACAGGGGTTATGAGAGGGAAGGTGGGAGGAGCTCGGAGCGTTACGGTGGTGGCGGTGGCCCAACACGTTATGAAGGAAGTTACCGAGACAGGCCAGGCCCCTATGACCGTCCTGCACGTGGGCGGCCCCCGTCGTTCGAGGATCGTTATTAA
- the LOC116246409 gene encoding H/ACA ribonucleoprotein complex subunit 3-like protein has product MYLQYYINENGDKVYTVKKESPLGKVTESAHPARFSPDDKYSRQRVMLKKRFHLLPTQQAPPKY; this is encoded by the exons ATGTATCTTCAATACTACATAAACGAGAACGGTGATAAAGTTTATACGGTTAAG AAAGAATCACCATTAGGAAAGGTAACAGAGTCTGCTCATCCAG CTCGCTTTTCCCCAGATGACAAATACTCGAGGCAGAGAGTCATGCTGAAGAAGCGGTTTCACTTGCTTCCAACACAGCAAGCTCCCCCTAAATACTGA
- the LOC116265299 gene encoding uncharacterized protein LOC116265299 — MAVLSLLRTSTGTLLRSMTKSSHRFMLPCISSSVDSQSRSFDIYKFASKEAIQKERERITDEMNRGYFADISELKKHGGKMAMANKTVVPSMVAKKFPSLEVERSDGSTLKIPIVYASGSECPKASLLCLSFRASSQPMIESWCAPFLGAFNASKDIRLHEVSFVDSWLLSLSPVKRMLLRVMRKSSTGEGNQALKREIVYFFGDHYYFRKELQILNLLTGYIFLLDRFGKIRWQGFGLATKEEVSSLLSCTYQLLEEK; from the exons atggCAGTCCTTTCTCTGCTAAGGACGTCTACGGGGACCCTTCTTAGATCGATGACGAAGAGTTCCCACAGGTTCATGCTCCCTTGTATCTCCTCTTCTGTGGACTCCCAGAGTCGCTCCTTTGATATCTACAAG TTTGCCAGCAAAGAAGCCATTCAAAAGGAGCGCGAGAGgat TACTGATGAGATGAACAGAGGTTACTTTGCTGACATTTCTGAGCTCAAGAAACATGGGGGTAAG ATGGCAATGGCAAACAAAACTGTTGTTCCATCGATGGTGGCTAAGAAGTTTCCTTCGTTGGAAGTAGAGCGCTCAGATGGTAGTACGCTTAAGATACCAATCGTCTATGCCAGTGGAAGTGAATGCCCAAAGGCATCTTTACTCTGTCTCTCCTTTCGAGCTAGTTCTCAG CCAATGATCGAATCATGGTGTGCACCTTTTCTTGGTGCTTTTAATGCTTCCAAGGATATTCGTCTCCATGAG GTATCTTTTGTAGACTCTTGGCTTTTATCATTGAGTCCTGTAAAAAGGATGCTACTTCGGGTAATGAGGAAGTCCAGCACTGGTGAGGGAAATCAAGCTCTTAAGAGGGAGATCGTTTATTTTTTTGGGGATCACTATTACTTCAGAAAAGAGCTTCAGATATTAAACCTTCTTACTGG gtatatatttttattagaCAGATTTGGCAAGATTAGATGGCAAGGCTTTGGATTGGCCACAAAAGAAGAGGTGTCTTCCCTCTTATCATGCACTTACCAGTTGTTAGAAGAGAAATGA
- the LOC116247670 gene encoding SEC12-like protein 1, with protein sequence MDGDGVHRGTVKCAAWIRRRNEVYALLAKSAHRSSPPVLQISSYDPNSLSLSPKGEYVCEDGDPICIAVHPSGDEIVCSMRNGVRLIEFSDVETGIKFVTKDFPVLQGVGLQKCLSFSTDGSKFASGGEDGHLRIFEWPSLNVLLDEPRAHKSFRDMDFSLGSEVLVSTSTDGHARIWNATDGVPLQSLTRVADEKLECCRFSKDGTKPFLYCTAQHGGKVLIVVWDVSTWNRLGHKSLSRKPISTFSISHDGKYLALGSHDGDIGIVDVKKMELIQWAKRVFLGTQISCLDFCPTERVILSASNGSEVTVTKLNIRDWKEWQIYLLLLGLFLASGVLFYAFFKNSDSFWNFPVRTTQHHRPSMGSFPGDSQSVDEL encoded by the exons ATGGACGGTGATGGGGTTCATCGAGGGACCGTCAAGTGTGCCGCGTGGATTCGGCGGAGGAACGAGGTTTACGCTCTCCTCGCGAAGTCTGCTCACAGGTCGTCGCCGCCAGTCCTTCAAATCTCTTCCTACGATCCCAACTCCCTGTCCCTCTCCCCCAAG GGCGAGTACGTCTGCGAGGACGGTGATCCCATCTGCATCGCGGTTCATCCCAGCGGAGACGAGATTGTTTGCTCGATGCGGAACGGTGTGAG ATTAATTGAATTCTCTGATGTGGAGACGGGCATAAAATTTGTCACAAAGGACTTCCCAGTTCTCCAAGGTGTTGGCCTTCAGAAATGTCTTTCCTTTAGCACTGATGGATCAAAATTTGCATCGGGTGGGGAG GATGGGCATCTTAGGATATTTGAGTGGCCAAGTCTTAATGTTCTCCTGGATGAACCAAGGGCTCATAAATCCTTCAGAGATATGGACTTCAG TTTGGGCTCTGAAGTTCTTGTCTCAACATCTACTGATGGTCATGCTCGAATATGGAATGCAACTGATGGTGTTCCCTTACAGTCATTGACTCGCGTTGCG GATGAGAAGCTCGAGTGCTGTCGATTTTCCAAGGATGGAACTAAGCCATTTCTCTATTGCACCGCACAGCATG GTGGCAAAGTGCTTATTGTAGTATGGGATGTCAGTACATGGAACAGGCTTGGACACAAAAGTCTGTCTAGAAAGCCCATCTCTACATTCTCGATCAGTCATGATGGAAAGTATCTTGCACT GGGCAGCCATGATGGAGACATTGGCATTGTTGATGTGAAGAAAATGGAACTAATCCAGTGGGCTAAAAGGGTTTTTCTAGGAACCCAAATTTCATGTCTAGATTTTTGTCCAACAGAAAG GGTAATCCTTTCTGCATCAAATGGATCGGAAGTAACTGTCACTAAGCTGAATATCCGAGACTGGAaag AATGGCAGATATATCTGCTGCTGTTGGGACTCTTCCTTGCTTCTGGTGTTCTATTCTATGCGTTCTTCAAGAATTCTGATTCGTTTTGGAACTTCCCTGTTCGAACAACTCAGCATCACAGGCCGTCCATGGGATCTTTTCCTGGGGATTCTCAATCAGTAGATGAACTTTGA